A portion of the Desulfobulbaceae bacterium genome contains these proteins:
- a CDS encoding flagellin, with protein MKAINNTTQSLFTGNQLQKTEQNLLSILGKISNGKRLNQASDDAASLAIANSLGNQARGFGQSISNAYDAVAIAQIADGTLGQASELISSIRVQALQAANGSQSAQSRQALQADIDKSINQLDSLAKTTTYNGQSLLTGKFTDKNFQTGPDPGQTSTLSLGSIQPAQLGNQELGTMAEINVLSEQGAQNAVGIVDVALSQINAMRSDVGSRQNQLSSTIANLATTRINTMAAESTIRDLDFAEESTNLATMEILSKAQLFATTQANSNKKNVFNLLQGQF; from the coding sequence ATGAAAGCTATTAACAATACCACACAAAGCCTCTTTACTGGCAATCAACTGCAGAAGACGGAACAAAATCTGCTTTCCATCCTGGGGAAAATATCAAACGGGAAACGCCTCAACCAGGCGAGCGATGACGCGGCAAGTCTTGCCATCGCCAACTCTTTGGGCAACCAGGCCCGAGGCTTCGGCCAATCAATCAGCAACGCCTACGACGCCGTCGCTATCGCCCAGATCGCCGATGGCACACTCGGCCAAGCCAGCGAACTAATCAGTTCCATCCGGGTTCAGGCCCTGCAAGCGGCCAACGGCAGCCAATCTGCACAAAGCCGCCAGGCCCTCCAGGCCGATATCGACAAATCCATCAACCAGCTGGACTCACTCGCCAAGACAACAACGTACAATGGACAATCACTCTTGACCGGAAAGTTCACTGACAAAAACTTTCAAACCGGGCCTGACCCAGGGCAAACCTCCACCCTGTCCCTCGGCTCCATTCAACCAGCTCAATTAGGTAATCAAGAACTGGGAACCATGGCGGAGATCAATGTTCTTTCCGAGCAAGGGGCCCAGAACGCGGTGGGGATCGTTGATGTAGCGCTATCACAGATCAATGCCATGCGATCTGATGTCGGTTCGCGGCAAAACCAACTCTCTTCAACCATTGCCAACCTTGCCACCACACGAATCAACACCATGGCTGCCGAATCCACCATTCGTGATCTCGATTTCGCAGAAGAATCAACCAATCTCGCCACCATGGAAATTCTGAGCAAAGCGCAGCTCTTCGCCACGACCCAGGCCAATTCCAACAAAAAAAATGTATTCAATCTCCTCCAAGGACAATTTTAA